The DNA segment CGTTCACAGGCAGTTTATCAGGCAACTATCCAAGTTGGTCTGGCACTTTGTTAGCTGCTTGCTTTGTGAGGTTTCACACGCCTTTAATTGCTGTTCCTTGCACTGATTATATATCCCCAGACACTCAGCGGCTGCGCCTAATTCGCCCCAGGTCAATAAGGTTTGCGGATCACGCAGACATTCGTTGTGCATGTCGTCGCACTGTGTCTGAATTTTCTTCATAGAGCAGTCAATTGTCTGCGCCTTCTGTTCACATTGCAGGGCCTCATTTTTACAGCCACTTTCACAGCTAAGTCTGGATTGTTCTTGCTCCAGAGACTGCAGGTCGGACTGCACATCCTTCTGTTCCCTGTTTGCGGCTGATTTTTCTGCTTGTTCCTGTCTTTGCCGTAGTGATGAGATGAGTTGCTCGACTTGACGGATTGCCGGGATATCTGACTTGATGGATCTTGCCAGATTGAGGTAAGAGTCGGCCTTGTTGAACTCGTTCCCCTCGGCGGCCTTAGTCGCCAGGCCTACATATGTTCTGCTGACCTGTTCCAGTCCATGCAGCGCTTCTGTGTGGCCAGGTTGCAGTTCAAGTATCCTGCGGTATTTCTCTACAGCATTATCCTCTTTAGGTGAAGTCAGTTGTAGTCTATTGAGATTTTCACGGGCCCTATCAAGCAGTAGTGTGATTTCATTCTGGAACTGAATTGATTCCACTTCAATTTCTTTAACTTCTTTAGCTTCTTTAGCTTCTTTAGCTTCTTTAGCTTCTTTAGCTTCTTTAGCTTCTTTAGCTTCTTTAGCTTCTATAATGACGCTCTCATCCCATTTCCTTTCTATTTTTACACTGTCATTGTCAATTACCACAATCTCTTTGGTTTCTATCGGCAATGTTTTCTCTTCGATTTTTTTCGAACTGGCTGGGGGTTGCTGCTTTCCAGGCCAGAGCCATATAACCAAACCGGCAGACAAAATCATCAGTAGAACAAGCGTACTGATTAGCCGTGATTTATTTTTTTTCTCAATAGTATTCTTGTCAGAGGGGATGTGATGCGCTGCAATGGCTGTTATATCATCAGTGGAAATAGCATCTGTTTTCTGAGGGTATTCTCTTGTTATATCAGGTTCTGCCAATGCCGAGATGAGCCGGCTGACATCATAGTCCCAGCGATCGTCACTGAGTTGTAGCGCCTGTCGACGTGCAAGTGGTGCTATATCTTCGGGAAGATCTGTCGGGTCAGGCATTCTCGCGCCTTCGACCAGTACCGGGAGCACCTGGATGCCCTGTTTTAGTGCTGAACTGATTTCAAGTCGTACATAATCCAATGGATGGTCAAGTCGACGACCGGACTCATCTTCTGCCGTCAACCAGTGATTGCCGATAACAACCACAAGTGTGGAGCAGTGCTTGATACCATCCTGTACCGCATCAACAAAATCAGAGCCGGGTTTTATCGTGTCTATATCACGAAAAACATTTCCCTCTCCAAGTGACTCGCAGAGATGGTCGTATAAGCGGCCGGTGTGACCAGCGCTGTCATTGCGTCTGTAACTGATAAAAGTGGCTGACATATACCATGTGTAGCAGACTTTTCCGGAGATAGTACTGACAAATTGTGTCATTTAGCGGATTCGTCCAGCAAGGCCTGAGATTGATAACGACCCTCCCAGTAGCATCCGGTGCAAGCGTCCTCTTGATTTGCGTGGGTAGGAACTTCACACCATCGCAGAAACTGATTTCAGCACATTTCGCGGATTTGATTCATACTGACATCAAGCCGGCTTAGGATGACCGAACATAGCCTCTCTTCAGAGGTCCACATCGGTAAATGAATATCACCATGATGCTAAGATTCGCAGATTTTGAGATCGATACAGACCGTTATGAACTGCGCAGGAGCGGCAGACCGGTTTCTGTCGAGCCCATGGTGTTCGATCTGCTGCTGCATTTTGCGAAACATCCGAACACCCTGTTCAGTCGCGAAGAGCTCATGGCTTCCGTGTGGGGCGGGCGGATCGTCTCCGATGCCACGATATCCGGCTGTATCAAATCCGTACGCAAGGCGCTAGGTGACAGCGGCGATATGCAGATCTATATCCAGACTGTACACGGACGGGGATTTCGCTTTGTTGGTGAAGTCAGCCGGGATCAACCTGAGCCTGTCACTTCAACCCCACCGGCTGCGGGCATTCCTGTAAGGCAATTCGCGCCATCGTTGTTGGTGCTGCCGTTCAAATGCAGCAATGAATCTCCCGCCATCATTGATTTCGCCAGGGGGCTGGCCGTGAACCTGGAGACCATACTGACCCGCATTCCACTCTTGCATATCAGCGCCCAGGCTGCTGACTACTCACACTCTGAGCTGGCGCCGACAGCCCGGCAGATCCATGAGGAGATAGGCATCGACTACCTGCTTGAAGGCAATCTTCAGATACTGGAGGATCTGTTCCGGGTAAATGTGCAACTCACCGACGCGAAATCCGGCTTCCGACTGTGGGCGGAACAATTTGAGCATGCGCCGGCGCTTATCAAGGACGGTGGCGACAGGGTTGTCATCAGCATCATTGCCAAACTGGAACCACAACTGAATCGGGCCATTTACGACAGAGTGCGTGCCGCTGAGGGACCTCCCACTGCTCGGGAGTTGTACCTGGAGGCCAGCGGTATTCTGGCCCTCAAGGGATGGCATCTGGATACTTTCCAGGAGGCGGCGGCGTTGTTGCGCAGTAGTTTGCAGCAGGACCCGGCATTTGCCCTGGCGCCCGCGTACCTGTCATTGATTCTGGCGTTGGGCCATCGCGTGGGTCTGCTGGACGAAAAGGAACAGACCAAAGCGGAAGCCATTGCCGCCGCAGAGAGCGCCTTGCAACTGGAAAATATGGATTCGGCCGTGCTTGGCTTTGCCGGATGTGCCTTGGCGGATCTCGGTCTGGTCTACCGATCTCTTCCCATACTCAGGAAAGCGGTTGAGGTTGACCCGGCCAATGCCCAGGCCTGGGCTGCACTCGGGTCTGCCTACCTGATCGACAAACAGCCTGCGCTCGCCATACAGCATCTGGCCCGGGGTATAGACATCAGTCCCTTGGACAGCCGACTCTCTATCTGGGGGGCGCTGTTGGCGCTGGCGCTGATGCAGACAGGCGATCTGGATGCGGCGCAGGCCCAGGCGCAACTCGCCTGTCAACGGGATGATCGAACCTATCTGTCGCGGGTGGTCCATGCGGCCGTCCTGCTGTGTCGTAAAAACCCACAAGCCGCTCTGCAGGCCCTGGCCGATGCCTACAGGATCAAGCCCGACCTGTCCGATGTGGAGATCGATGCCCTGATCTCAACCAGACTCGGCAAGCAGTTACGCTCCCTGTCCGCTGAGGCCGGACAGCTGCGTTCCTGACCATCCACACAAAATCCCCACAAAAAGACCAGACCCCCCCCAAGCAGCCCAGGCCTGGCATCTCTAGCATTACCTTCAGCTGGATAAAGAAACCAACAGCGGTATTCAATCAACGACACTGGAGATGATCATGAACAAAACAGCTCAAGCGATGCAGCAGCCCATGCCGGACTACGCGGCAATCAAGCACAAACAACAGATTGCCTGGAGTGCCGGCGACTACGGCCGGGTGGGAGTCACCCTGCAGATCTCAGGCGAGCAGCTGTGCGAAGCCATGGATCTGCATGCCGGTCAGAGTGTACTGGATGTCGCGGGCGGAAACGGCAACGTGACACTGGCCGCTGCACGGCGATTCTGCAAGGTGATTTCGACCGATTATGTGCCGGCTCTGCTGGCCCACTCCGAACAGCGGGCCCAGGCCGAGGGTCTGGCGATCGATTACCAACAGGCGGACGCGGAGGCACTGCCTTTTGCCGATAACAGTTTCGACAACGTGGTCTCCACCTTCGGGGTGATGTTCACGCCGGATCAGACCAGTGCGGCGTCCGAATTGATCCGGGTTTGCAGAGCGGGTGGAAAAATCGGTCTGGCAAACTGGACTCCGACGGGATTTATCGGTCAGGTCTTCAAGACCATAGGTCAGTACGTTTCGCCACCACCCGGCATCAACTCACCTGCAGCCTGGGGAACGATGCAGTTTCTGCAACAACACCTGGGTCCGCAGAGTTCGAACCTGGATATGGAACCGCGTCAATTTGTCTTTCGCTATCAGTCGCCCCAGCACTGGCTCGATCTGTTTGCCACTTACTATGGCCCGGTGTTGAAGGCTTATGAGGTTCTTGATGAGGAGACAGGTGAAAAATTGAGTCGCGACCTGCTGGGCCTTATTGATCAGTTCAACACGGCCGAAGACGGCACCATGGTGGTCCCCTCCGAATACCTGGAGGTGGTGGCGACCAAGAAGAGAGTGTCAGGATGAATCACCCTGGCTGAGGTACGGACTCATGACATCGATAGACCCAATCCCAACCCATTGCTGAGGCTTATACTATGAACACACAAATCAGACTCAATGTTCGCGATCGACAGACACCATTGCAACAGCGATATCAGGTAAACCCTGATGAGGCGCTGATCAACGACCAGGCAAGAACCTCGGGGGGCGTGGAGACCGATCCGTTTCATGGAACGGTTCATCCGGGCAAGCCCGACACCAGTGTCGCCCTGCACTTCGGCATACACTCCGCCGTCGGCGGCTACCATGATGCGCCAAACCCCGGCGATTTACTCTGCGCGGCTCTCGCTGCCTGTCTGGATTCGACATTGCGAATCATCGCCGATCGTCTGGGTGTTAGGCTGCAATCGCTTGAGGTTGCGGTATTGGGAGAAGTTGATGTGCGCGGTACCCTGATGGTTGATCGAAAGGTACAGGTCGGCTTTCACAAAATGAGCTGCCGCATTGATATCCAGGCGGAAAAACAGACAGATCCCAGGCTCGTGGAGAAGCTCATTGCCGCAGCTGAGCACAGCTGCGTCACTCTGCAGACTCTACGCTCCGGGGTTAACGTGGAAACAAGCGTAAATTCCCGTGACTCAAGCCTGATGAAGTGAAAGGGCACTTGTAGCAGAGGTTGAGACCCTGGATGCTCCCGCCAGGAAACCTGGCTCCATGGATAGGCCTGAACAGGATGCACAGACACTCCTTTAAACAAGGTGATTGGAAACAAATGAGAACCCCCCTCCCTGAGGGAGGGGGGATAAAGTTGGGAATATTGGTTAGAGTAGTTTGACGCTGACCGAGCAGCCCAGTACCTGTTGCATGGGGTCTTCGTCACCCTCTTCCAGATTCAGGTAACTGTTTTCTTCATCCCGTTCCAGGATGCCTTCGCGTTCCAGAAACCCGGCAACCCGATGGCTGATCGTATGCACCGCACTAGAACGTTTGGATCGATTGTTGACAAGACACCACTTCTCATCGTCGACACGAAAGCATGAAGATGCCATTACAGGTCGACATGATCTCTTCTAAGGCCACAACTCGATACAGGATCGGATGCAGTCGCTTCTTTTATGCTGTGACAATGCAGTTCGTTAGGTGGCATAGGTCTCCCGAGCAAATAACCCTGAGCAGCTTCACAGCCCATTTGGCTCAGCATGTCTAACTGGGTTTCAGTTTCCACACCTTCGGCAACCACACTCATGTTCAGACTATGGGCCAGACGTACGATACCCTCTACAAGCGCGGTCGCTGCCTTGTCAATTTCCATATCTTTGACAAAGCAACGATCGATCTTGACGCAGTCCAGGGGAAACCGGCGCAAGTAGCTAAGACTGGAATACCCCGTGCCAAAATCGTCTACCGATAGCTTCACCCCCAGGTCCTTCAGGCTAGCCAGAGTCAATGCCGCCTGGTCTGGGTGTTGCATAAGTGATGACTCAGTTAGCTCGAGCACCAATTTACCAGTAAGAAAACTGTGCTCAGAGATTAGTCTGCTAACCTGGTTTACAATATCTGGGTGCGCCAGTTGTCGGGGAGATAGATTCACCGACATCTGCTTGATAGGAAGTCCTTCTGTTGTCCAGTCGGCTATCTGCTGACAGGCCTCTGTCAGGACCCAGTTGCCAATATCAATGATATCCCCTGTCTCCTCAGCGACAGGGATGAACCGATCCGGGCCTATTATCCCATGCACGGGATGATGCCAACGAACCAGAGCCTCAGTACCGGTCAATCTTCCGTTGCTCAGGTCGTACTGCGGTTGGTAGAAGTTCAACAATTCGTGACGGACCAATCCTTGTCTCAGACACTGCTCCAGCCTGATCCTATCGACCACCTCCGTCTCCATGTCGCGGGAGAAAAATCGGTATCGTGAATCCCCATCTGACTTGGCGCGGTACATTGCCATATCGGCTGCCTTGAGCAGGTCTCCTGGTGTCTGTTGATCCTGCGGGTAGACACTGATGCCGATACTGATACCGATACGATGTTCCTGCCCGTTCAGCACAAAAGGCTGGGTTAGCTGCTTGAGCAACTTCTCGGCGACACGGACCAAATCCTCAATCTTTTGCGGCTGATGAATCAGAACCACGAACTCATCCCCCCCACTACGGCCCACCGTATCTTCTTCACGCAGGGTGGCGCGAAGGCGATGCGCAACTTCTCGCAGGAGCTGGTCACCTTTGGCATGGCCCAATGCATCGTTGACCCGTTTGAATTGGTCCAGATCAAGAAAGAGTACTGCCAGCGTGTCGTTGTGACGTTTTGCCTGGTGTACCGCCTGGGCTAGTAACTGCTGTAGATAGCGCCAGTTGGGTAGCTCTGTCAGCGCATCAAAGTAGGCCAGTTCATGTAGTTGCTGTTGCACCCGGACGCGTTCGGTCACATCCTTTCCGGTGGAAACGAAATGGGTAAGGTCACCATTCTCACCAATCAAGGGGGTGATGGTTTTCTCTTCGTGATAGTAGCTGCCATCCTTGCGTTGGTTCACC comes from the Candidatus Thiodiazotropha sp. CDECU1 genome and includes:
- a CDS encoding toll/interleukin-1 receptor domain-containing protein, whose protein sequence is MTQFVSTISGKVCYTWYMSATFISYRRNDSAGHTGRLYDHLCESLGEGNVFRDIDTIKPGSDFVDAVQDGIKHCSTLVVVIGNHWLTAEDESGRRLDHPLDYVRLEISSALKQGIQVLPVLVEGARMPDPTDLPEDIAPLARRQALQLSDDRWDYDVSRLISALAEPDITREYPQKTDAISTDDITAIAAHHIPSDKNTIEKKNKSRLISTLVLLMILSAGLVIWLWPGKQQPPASSKKIEEKTLPIETKEIVVIDNDSVKIERKWDESVIIEAKEAKEAKEAKEAKEAKEAKEAKEVKEIEVESIQFQNEITLLLDRARENLNRLQLTSPKEDNAVEKYRRILELQPGHTEALHGLEQVSRTYVGLATKAAEGNEFNKADSYLNLARSIKSDIPAIRQVEQLISSLRQRQEQAEKSAANREQKDVQSDLQSLEQEQSRLSCESGCKNEALQCEQKAQTIDCSMKKIQTQCDDMHNECLRDPQTLLTWGELGAAAECLGIYNQCKEQQLKACETSQSKQLTKCQTNLDSCLINCL
- a CDS encoding winged helix-turn-helix domain-containing protein, producing MMLRFADFEIDTDRYELRRSGRPVSVEPMVFDLLLHFAKHPNTLFSREELMASVWGGRIVSDATISGCIKSVRKALGDSGDMQIYIQTVHGRGFRFVGEVSRDQPEPVTSTPPAAGIPVRQFAPSLLVLPFKCSNESPAIIDFARGLAVNLETILTRIPLLHISAQAADYSHSELAPTARQIHEEIGIDYLLEGNLQILEDLFRVNVQLTDAKSGFRLWAEQFEHAPALIKDGGDRVVISIIAKLEPQLNRAIYDRVRAAEGPPTARELYLEASGILALKGWHLDTFQEAAALLRSSLQQDPAFALAPAYLSLILALGHRVGLLDEKEQTKAEAIAAAESALQLENMDSAVLGFAGCALADLGLVYRSLPILRKAVEVDPANAQAWAALGSAYLIDKQPALAIQHLARGIDISPLDSRLSIWGALLALALMQTGDLDAAQAQAQLACQRDDRTYLSRVVHAAVLLCRKNPQAALQALADAYRIKPDLSDVEIDALISTRLGKQLRSLSAEAGQLRS
- a CDS encoding class I SAM-dependent methyltransferase, which codes for MNKTAQAMQQPMPDYAAIKHKQQIAWSAGDYGRVGVTLQISGEQLCEAMDLHAGQSVLDVAGGNGNVTLAAARRFCKVISTDYVPALLAHSEQRAQAEGLAIDYQQADAEALPFADNSFDNVVSTFGVMFTPDQTSAASELIRVCRAGGKIGLANWTPTGFIGQVFKTIGQYVSPPPGINSPAAWGTMQFLQQHLGPQSSNLDMEPRQFVFRYQSPQHWLDLFATYYGPVLKAYEVLDEETGEKLSRDLLGLIDQFNTAEDGTMVVPSEYLEVVATKKRVSG
- a CDS encoding OsmC family protein, giving the protein MNTQIRLNVRDRQTPLQQRYQVNPDEALINDQARTSGGVETDPFHGTVHPGKPDTSVALHFGIHSAVGGYHDAPNPGDLLCAALAACLDSTLRIIADRLGVRLQSLEVAVLGEVDVRGTLMVDRKVQVGFHKMSCRIDIQAEKQTDPRLVEKLIAAAEHSCVTLQTLRSGVNVETSVNSRDSSLMK
- a CDS encoding putative bifunctional diguanylate cyclase/phosphodiesterase, which translates into the protein MGGVSKSTNVTETGSVAASADLSNRLLSQALEQTADIVLITDSQGVIEYVNPAFEQTTGYSSNEAVGERPSLLCSGIHDKAFYRQLWSTIANGQVFRGVVVNQRKDGSYYHEEKTITPLIGENGDLTHFVSTGKDVTERVRVQQQLHELAYFDALTELPNWRYLQQLLAQAVHQAKRHNDTLAVLFLDLDQFKRVNDALGHAKGDQLLREVAHRLRATLREEDTVGRSGGDEFVVLIHQPQKIEDLVRVAEKLLKQLTQPFVLNGQEHRIGISIGISVYPQDQQTPGDLLKAADMAMYRAKSDGDSRYRFFSRDMETEVVDRIRLEQCLRQGLVRHELLNFYQPQYDLSNGRLTGTEALVRWHHPVHGIIGPDRFIPVAEETGDIIDIGNWVLTEACQQIADWTTEGLPIKQMSVNLSPRQLAHPDIVNQVSRLISEHSFLTGKLVLELTESSLMQHPDQAALTLASLKDLGVKLSVDDFGTGYSSLSYLRRFPLDCVKIDRCFVKDMEIDKAATALVEGIVRLAHSLNMSVVAEGVETETQLDMLSQMGCEAAQGYLLGRPMPPNELHCHSIKEATASDPVSSCGLRRDHVDL